From the genome of Bactrocera oleae isolate idBacOlea1 chromosome 2, idBacOlea1, whole genome shotgun sequence, one region includes:
- the mRpS11 gene encoding small ribosomal subunit protein uS11, whose amino-acid sequence MIRVLNSVVEMCGPRFSYIIEACKLHTSVVMRKVEDRKGMMASLPDKDEGTIGEKSIDIDTLIQKKEKFFPDVKTYHQLYNGIPFAELPICNIRVSPNNTVISVTDNKGIPRLIRSCGIEGFKNTRKGTNIAAQATAITISEKAIELGWKTVRVKVRGLGPGRMSAIKGLQMGGLNIVSITDATPVSWNPPRARKQRSL is encoded by the exons ATGATACGTGTGTTAAATTCTGTTGTTGAGATGTGTGGCCCtcgattttcatatattatagagGCTTGTAAGCTTCACACTTCTGTTGTTATGCGAAAAGTAGAAGATAGGAAGGGAATGATGGCTTCCCTCCCTGATAAAGACGAGGGAACAATTGGAGAGAAATCGATTGACATAGATACGCTAATCCAAAA GAAAGAAAAATTCTTCCCCGATGTCAAAACTTATCACCAATTATATAATGGGATTCCATTTGCTGAATTACCTATTTGTAATATACGAGTATCACCTAACAACACTGTAATCAGCGTTACCGATAATAAAGGTATACCTAGACTAATCCGATCTTGCGGTATTGAAGGTTTTAAAAACACTCGCAAAGGTACAAATATTGCAGCTCAAGCCACTGCAATAACTATTAGCGAG AAAGCAATAGAATTAGGTTGGAAAACCGTTCGCGTAAAAGTGCGTGGATTGGGACCTGGTCGTATG TCTGCAATTAAAGGTTTGCAAATGGGTGGTCTTAATATTGTTTCCATTACTGATGCAACACCTGTATCATGGAATCCTCCCCGTGCTAGAAAGCAAAGaagtttgtaa